A region from the Planctomycetota bacterium genome encodes:
- the pstC gene encoding phosphate ABC transporter permease subunit PstC, with protein sequence MRTDKLISLGLAALAFTALSGLALITAFIFKEGFPLMMKVGLTDFITSSDWYPREGHFGILPMIAGSLAVTAGAMVIGVVFGVGVAVLLTQFCPPRLVGLLKPAIELLAGIPSVVYGFMGVVILVPLIRENLGGSGLSVLAASIVLGIMVLPTVISISVDALQAVPRPYYEGSIALGATEWQTAHMVMLRAARSGIVAAIILGMGRAIGETMAVIMVAGNTIALPTSLLSPVRTLTSNIALEMGYAAGDHRQALFATGVVLFVVIMVLNTVALTLSRRRARGASR encoded by the coding sequence GTGAGAACCGACAAGCTCATCAGCCTGGGGCTCGCGGCGCTGGCCTTCACGGCCCTCTCGGGCCTGGCGCTCATCACCGCCTTCATCTTCAAGGAGGGCTTCCCCCTGATGATGAAGGTGGGCCTCACCGACTTCATCACATCGAGCGACTGGTATCCGCGCGAGGGGCACTTCGGCATCCTGCCGATGATCGCCGGCTCGCTGGCCGTCACCGCGGGCGCGATGGTCATCGGCGTCGTCTTCGGCGTGGGCGTGGCCGTGCTGCTCACCCAGTTCTGCCCCCCGCGCCTCGTGGGCCTCCTCAAGCCGGCCATCGAGCTGCTTGCCGGCATCCCCTCGGTGGTCTACGGCTTCATGGGCGTGGTGATCCTCGTGCCGCTGATCCGCGAGAACCTGGGCGGCTCGGGCCTCTCGGTGCTGGCCGCCTCGATCGTGCTCGGCATCATGGTGCTGCCCACGGTCATCAGCATCTCCGTGGACGCGCTCCAGGCGGTGCCGCGCCCCTACTACGAGGGCTCGATCGCCCTGGGCGCCACCGAGTGGCAGACCGCGCACATGGTCATGCTGCGCGCGGCCCGCTCGGGCATCGTGGCCGCCATCATCCTGGGCATGGGCCGCGCCATCGGCGAAACCATGGCCGTCATCATGGTGGCCGGCAACACCATCGCGCTGCCGACCAGCCTGCTGTCGCCCGTGCGCACGCTCACCAGCAACATCGCCCTCGAGATGGGCTACGCCGCGGGCGACCACCGCCAGGCCCTCTTCGCCACGGGCGTGGTACTCTTCGTCGTCATCATGGTCCTCAACACCGTGGCGCTCACGCTGTCGCGCCGCCGGGCGCGGGGGGCGAGCCGATGA
- the pstA gene encoding phosphate ABC transporter permease PstA: protein MRVPPAVTQRAAVGLMWTLAGLTLGVLLFIIAFVLWKGLPHVSWEFLSQSPRSMGREGGIFPMIVATAYVMGLGVLIAAPVGLATAIYLTEYTREGRLTAAIRFGADCLAGIPSIIFGLFGFVFFVITLGMGLSVLSGALTLALMVLPTVIRTSEEAIRAVPRAFREVSFGLGSTRWQMVTRVVLRSALPGITTGIVLAVGRCVSETAAVMLTAGSALGLPRGLFDSSRTLSLHFYILSREGISMAKAYATASILIVVILAINLFAYWLMRRFVAKVR, encoded by the coding sequence ATGAGAGTCCCCCCCGCCGTCACCCAGCGGGCGGCCGTCGGCCTGATGTGGACGCTGGCCGGCCTGACCCTCGGCGTGCTGCTGTTCATCATCGCCTTCGTGCTCTGGAAGGGCCTGCCGCACGTCTCGTGGGAGTTCCTCAGCCAGTCGCCGCGCTCGATGGGCCGCGAGGGCGGCATCTTCCCGATGATCGTGGCCACCGCCTACGTCATGGGCCTCGGCGTGCTCATCGCGGCCCCTGTGGGTCTGGCCACAGCCATCTACCTCACCGAGTACACGCGCGAGGGGCGCCTCACCGCCGCCATCCGCTTCGGGGCCGACTGCCTGGCCGGCATCCCCTCCATCATCTTCGGGCTCTTCGGCTTCGTGTTCTTCGTCATCACGCTGGGCATGGGCCTCTCCGTGCTCTCGGGCGCGCTCACGCTGGCCCTCATGGTCCTGCCCACCGTCATCCGCACGAGCGAGGAGGCCATCCGCGCCGTGCCCCGCGCGTTCCGCGAGGTGAGCTTCGGCCTCGGCAGCACCCGCTGGCAAATGGTCACCCGCGTGGTCCTCCGCTCGGCCCTGCCCGGCATCACCACGGGCATCGTGCTGGCCGTGGGCCGCTGCGTGAGCGAGACGGCCGCCGTGATGCTCACGGCCGGCTCGGCCCTGGGCCTGCCGCGCGGCCTCTTCGACTCCTCGCGCACGCTCTCGCTCCACTTCTACATCCTGTCGCGCGAAGGCATCTCGATGGCCAAGGCCTACGCCACGGCCTCGATCCTCATCGTCGTCATCCTGGCCATCAACCTGTTCGCCTACTGGCTGATGCGCCGCTTCGTCGCAAAGGTACGCTGA
- a CDS encoding phosphate ABC transporter ATP-binding protein, producing the protein MATGPHAEEPQGADWLMRAAPAPAGPAVVAGTTPKVVVEGFTALFQGCAVLRNLSLQLFPRERLAIIGPAGSGKTTFLRSLNRLNDLEAGFSKTGRILLDGQDIYAPGADVVALRRRVGMVYAVPVPLPWSIRDNLTYGPRLAGTRDRARLDQLVEESLKNAFLWDEVKDRLGTSAMNLSGGQQQRLCLARALTLEPEVLLLDEPCSGLDPISTAKIEDALAALRAKYSIILVTNNTKQAARASDRTAFLLMGELIEIGPTEQIFTNPAHHRTAGYITGRFG; encoded by the coding sequence ATGGCCACCGGCCCACACGCCGAGGAACCCCAGGGCGCCGACTGGCTGATGCGCGCGGCCCCCGCGCCCGCCGGCCCGGCCGTCGTCGCCGGCACCACCCCCAAGGTGGTGGTCGAGGGTTTCACGGCCCTCTTCCAGGGCTGCGCCGTGCTCAGGAACCTCTCGCTCCAGCTCTTCCCCCGCGAGCGTCTGGCCATCATCGGCCCCGCCGGCAGCGGCAAGACCACGTTCCTGCGCAGCCTCAACCGCCTCAACGACCTCGAGGCCGGCTTCTCCAAGACCGGCCGCATCCTGCTCGACGGGCAGGACATCTATGCCCCCGGCGCCGACGTGGTCGCCCTCCGCCGCCGCGTGGGCATGGTCTACGCCGTCCCCGTGCCGCTCCCCTGGTCCATCCGCGACAACCTCACCTACGGCCCGCGCCTCGCCGGCACCCGCGACCGCGCGCGCCTCGACCAGCTCGTCGAGGAGAGCCTGAAGAACGCCTTCCTGTGGGACGAGGTGAAGGACCGCCTCGGCACCTCGGCGATGAACCTCTCGGGCGGGCAGCAGCAGCGTCTGTGCCTCGCCCGCGCCCTGACCCTCGAGCCCGAGGTGCTGCTGCTCGACGAGCCCTGCTCGGGCCTCGACCCCATCTCCACCGCCAAGATCGAGGACGCCCTGGCCGCCCTTCGGGCGAAGTACTCGATCATCCTCGTCACCAACAACACCAAGCAGGCGGCCCGCGCTTCCGACCGCACCGCCTTCCTCCTCATGGGCGAGCTCATCGAGATCGGCCCCACCGAGCAGATCTTCACCAACCCCGCGCACCACCGCACCGCGGGCTACATCACGGGGCGATTCGGGTAG
- a CDS encoding four helix bundle protein codes for MGKIERFEDLEAWKKARELASMICQLTSVGGFGRDFGLRDQIRRAAVSVMSNIAEGFERGGDREFLQFLAVAKGSCGELRSQLYAALDQGCLTQTDFAAAAGMATEASRMLFGFMKYLRQSPSRRRSYR; via the coding sequence ATGGGCAAGATCGAACGGTTCGAGGACCTGGAGGCCTGGAAGAAAGCACGGGAGCTGGCCAGCATGATCTGCCAACTCACGTCGGTCGGCGGGTTCGGCCGCGACTTCGGGTTGCGCGACCAGATTCGCCGCGCCGCCGTATCGGTCATGTCGAACATTGCTGAGGGATTCGAGCGCGGCGGCGACAGAGAGTTCCTCCAGTTCCTCGCCGTAGCCAAGGGCTCCTGCGGGGAACTGCGGTCGCAACTGTACGCGGCGCTCGATCAGGGCTGCCTCACGCAGACGGACTTCGCTGCAGCCGCTGGCATGGCAACGGAGGCGAGCCGCATGCTCTTCGGTTTCATGAAGTACCTTCGACAATCCCCTTCCCGTCGCAGGAGCTATCGCTGA
- the pstB gene encoding phosphate ABC transporter ATP-binding protein PstB, with product MDCKLQSLDLDLFYGAFQALKRVNIAIRPRAITAIIGPSGCGKSTLLRCFNRMNELIPGVRTRGRILLDGRDIHAPDTRLTDLRQRVGMVFQRPNPFPLSIRDNLTYGPRVHGVARKSDLEAIVERSLRGTALWDTLKDRLDAPALELSPEQQQRLCISRVIAVEPEVVLMDEPCSALDPLATEHIEELMRELAARYTIIIVTHNMQQAARVSYETGFMLLGELIEFGLTEGIFTAPADERTEAYVTGRYG from the coding sequence TTGGACTGCAAGCTTCAATCCCTTGACCTCGACCTCTTCTACGGCGCGTTCCAGGCGCTCAAGAGGGTGAACATCGCCATCCGGCCCCGCGCGATCACCGCCATCATCGGGCCGTCGGGCTGCGGCAAGTCCACCCTGCTCCGCTGCTTCAACCGCATGAACGAGCTGATCCCCGGCGTGCGCACCAGGGGCCGCATCCTGCTCGACGGGCGCGACATCCACGCGCCCGACACCCGCCTCACCGACCTGCGCCAGCGCGTGGGCATGGTCTTCCAGCGGCCCAACCCCTTCCCCCTCTCGATCCGCGACAACCTCACCTACGGCCCGCGCGTGCACGGCGTCGCCCGCAAGAGCGACCTCGAGGCCATCGTGGAGCGGAGCCTCCGCGGCACGGCCTTGTGGGACACCCTGAAAGACCGCCTCGACGCCCCGGCCCTCGAGCTCTCGCCCGAGCAGCAGCAGCGCCTGTGCATCTCGCGCGTCATCGCCGTCGAGCCCGAGGTGGTGCTGATGGACGAGCCGTGCTCGGCCCTCGACCCCCTGGCCACCGAGCACATCGAGGAGCTGATGCGCGAGCTGGCCGCCCGCTACACCATCATCATCGTCACCCACAACATGCAGCAGGCCGCACGCGTCTCCTACGAGACAGGTTTCATGCTCCTCGGCGAGCTGATCGAGTTCGGCCTCACCGAAGGAATCTTCACCGCGCCCGCCGACGAGCGCACCGAGGCCTACGTCACAGGCCGCTACGGATGA
- the phoU gene encoding phosphate signaling complex protein PhoU, which yields MDSHQRQFDRELHDLKKRLLRMATLAEEMIDRAVTELIERDEKLTEAVARAEDEVNRLQIEIDEEALRLLATRQPVASDLRFIVAATKINSDLERIGDLVVNITENVHVLAQQPPLKPLIDIPRMADLARQMVRKSIDAFVKGDVLLAQAVIMTDDQMDALKDQVLRELLTYMMSDPHTIERALALILVARHLERIGDHATNIAEDVIYLIQGRDVRHPKTPRATPPEGSQP from the coding sequence TTGGACAGCCACCAGCGCCAGTTCGACCGCGAGCTTCACGACCTCAAGAAGAGGCTCCTCCGCATGGCCACCCTCGCCGAGGAGATGATTGACCGCGCGGTCACCGAGCTGATCGAGCGCGACGAGAAGCTCACCGAAGCGGTCGCCCGGGCCGAGGACGAGGTGAACCGCCTCCAGATCGAGATTGACGAAGAGGCCCTCCGCCTCCTCGCCACCCGCCAGCCCGTGGCCAGCGACCTGCGCTTCATCGTCGCCGCCACCAAGATCAACAGCGACCTCGAGCGCATCGGCGACCTCGTCGTCAACATCACCGAAAACGTCCATGTCCTCGCCCAGCAGCCCCCGCTCAAGCCGCTCATTGACATCCCCCGCATGGCCGACCTCGCCCGCCAGATGGTCCGCAAGAGCATAGACGCCTTCGTCAAGGGCGACGTCCTCCTCGCCCAGGCCGTCATCATGACCGACGACCAGATGGACGCCCTGAAGGACCAGGTCCTCCGCGAGCTCCTCACCTACATGATGTCCGACCCGCACACCATCGAGCGTGCCCTGGCCCTCATCCTGGTCGCCCGGCACCTCGAGCGCATCGGCGACCACGCCACCAACATCGCCGAGGACGTCATCTACCTCATCCAGGGCCGCGACGTGCGCCACCCCAAGACCCCCCGAGCCACGCCGCCCGAAGGCTCCCAGCCCTGA
- a CDS encoding aldo/keto reductase, which yields MPNLPRRPYGTAGDQLSIIGFGGIAVMNAEPAQAARLVAEAVERGVNYFDVAPTYGNAEVMLGPALEPYRRKCFLACKTTQRQRGPAAEEFRRSLERLRTDHFDLYQLHCLADVAKDVDAAFAKGGVMELLLEEQKAGRIRHIGFSAHTEAAALAAMRRFDFASVLFPINFCTFLRHGFGAAVLAEARQRRMAILALKALARQKWPKDDPKRQSFPKCWYQPVTDRAEAELALRFTLGQPIAAAVTPGEEVLLRLALDVGGASAPRDPKPLTDAELQQLRALADTLDPIF from the coding sequence ATGCCCAACCTGCCCCGACGGCCCTACGGTACGGCCGGCGACCAACTCTCGATCATCGGCTTCGGCGGCATCGCCGTGATGAACGCCGAACCCGCCCAGGCCGCACGCCTCGTCGCCGAGGCCGTCGAGCGCGGCGTCAACTACTTCGACGTGGCGCCCACCTACGGCAACGCCGAGGTCATGCTCGGCCCCGCCCTCGAACCCTACCGCAGAAAGTGCTTCCTCGCCTGCAAGACCACCCAGCGCCAGCGCGGCCCCGCCGCCGAAGAGTTCCGCCGCTCGCTCGAGCGCCTGCGCACCGACCACTTCGACCTCTACCAGCTCCACTGCCTCGCCGATGTGGCGAAGGATGTGGATGCAGCCTTCGCCAAAGGCGGCGTGATGGAGTTGCTCCTCGAGGAACAGAAGGCCGGCCGCATTCGCCACATCGGCTTCTCCGCCCACACCGAGGCCGCTGCCCTCGCCGCAATGCGGCGCTTCGACTTTGCCTCCGTGCTCTTCCCCATCAACTTCTGCACGTTCCTGCGGCACGGCTTCGGCGCCGCCGTGCTCGCCGAGGCGCGGCAGCGCCGCATGGCCATCCTCGCCCTCAAGGCCCTCGCCCGCCAGAAGTGGCCGAAGGACGACCCGAAGCGCCAGAGCTTCCCCAAGTGCTGGTACCAGCCGGTCACCGATCGCGCCGAGGCGGAGCTCGCCCTTCGTTTCACCCTCGGCCAGCCCATCGCCGCCGCCGTCACGCCGGGCGAGGAGGTCCTGCTCCGCCTCGCTCTCGACGTGGGCGGGGCCTCCGCGCCCCGCGACCCCAAGCCCCTCACCGACGCCGAGCTTCAGCAACTCCGCGCCCTGGCCGACACACTCGACCCGATTTTCTAA
- a CDS encoding Gfo/Idh/MocA family oxidoreductase, whose amino-acid sequence MIRLGVLGHGGRISGVIKHCLRAVEPDVRVVGIVDPDEAGARARLDDRDKADVVFYRNLKEMARKARLDALAVGTRCNLHAVYAAQAAAYDLPLYLEKPIATSMKQATALERAFARSKCQAVVSFPLRVSPLCVLAREMIEEGAVGSPEHVLGVNYVPYGTCYFDGWYRDYSITQGLFLQKATHDFDYMMYLMGSPIVRVMAMATKGRVFGGKKRAGLVCSKCDEADACLESPQNRKRNLSGGVGGDHPCVFGRDIGTPESGMNEDSSSALLEFASGAHGAYTQVFYSRRDSATRGATVSGYLGTVSFDWYTNQLKRVRHHAPFTDVTKAGEGQSHFGGDYELAVDFINLVKGKGESRTPIWAGLRSVYSCLAAKESAETGRAVAVRQVGG is encoded by the coding sequence ATGATTCGCCTCGGCGTTCTCGGCCACGGCGGCCGCATCAGCGGCGTGATCAAGCATTGCCTGCGGGCCGTCGAGCCCGACGTGCGCGTGGTCGGCATCGTGGACCCCGACGAGGCCGGCGCCCGCGCCCGCCTCGACGACCGCGACAAGGCCGATGTGGTGTTCTACAGGAACCTCAAGGAGATGGCCCGCAAGGCGCGGCTCGACGCCCTCGCCGTGGGCACCCGCTGCAACCTCCACGCGGTCTATGCGGCGCAGGCCGCGGCCTACGACTTGCCGCTCTACCTCGAGAAGCCCATCGCCACCTCCATGAAGCAGGCCACCGCCCTCGAACGCGCCTTCGCCAGGTCCAAGTGTCAGGCCGTCGTGAGCTTTCCGCTCCGCGTCTCGCCCCTATGCGTCCTGGCCCGCGAGATGATCGAAGAGGGCGCCGTCGGCAGCCCCGAGCACGTCCTCGGCGTCAACTACGTGCCCTACGGCACCTGCTACTTCGACGGCTGGTACCGCGACTACTCGATCACCCAGGGCCTCTTCCTCCAGAAGGCCACGCACGACTTCGACTACATGATGTACTTGATGGGCTCGCCCATCGTCCGCGTGATGGCCATGGCCACGAAGGGCCGCGTCTTCGGCGGCAAGAAGCGGGCGGGACTCGTCTGCTCGAAGTGCGACGAGGCCGACGCCTGCCTCGAAAGCCCCCAGAACCGCAAGCGGAACCTCTCGGGCGGCGTCGGCGGCGACCACCCGTGCGTCTTCGGACGCGACATCGGCACGCCCGAGTCGGGGATGAACGAGGATTCGTCCAGCGCCCTCCTCGAGTTCGCCAGCGGCGCCCACGGCGCCTACACCCAGGTCTTCTACTCGCGGCGCGACTCCGCCACCCGCGGCGCCACGGTCAGCGGCTACCTGGGCACCGTGAGCTTCGACTGGTATACCAACCAGCTCAAGCGGGTCCGCCACCACGCGCCATTCACCGACGTGACGAAGGCGGGCGAGGGCCAGAGCCACTTCGGCGGCGACTACGAGCTGGCCGTGGACTTCATCAACCTGGTCAAGGGCAAGGGCGAGAGCCGCACGCCCATCTGGGCCGGCCTGCGCAGCGTCTACTCCTGCCTCGCCGCCAAGGAGTCGGCCGAGACCGGCCGCGCCGTCGCCGTGCGGCAGGTGGGAGGCTGA
- a CDS encoding Gfo/Idh/MocA family oxidoreductase, giving the protein MKEVRTAIVGMGIGRPNGKAIAKNPRGRVVALCDLVEDRMKDFAKELPEPPKLYTDFKAMCRDKEIDAVMVGTPNQWHVPIALEAVRRGKHVLITKPLADSLAPARRLVAAQEKAGVVGMMSLSMRFSGPTLYLGQMARRGDFGELYYARARSIRRSGIPDWNLGFIERGGGAFRDMGVHVLDSAWWILGMPKPVSVTGVAGARFGPFGRGYWDFRQPPKSFWGKYGSDDYAGGFIRFENGAGLQCESFWASHQAPEHQIELFGTQAGARYSPLTLYRTVDGAPHDTTVNLPKGADPWDLIAGHFIDCILDGKPCDAPLRHGLIVQEMMEAMLRSAETGREAVLR; this is encoded by the coding sequence ATGAAAGAGGTCCGCACCGCCATCGTGGGCATGGGCATCGGTAGGCCGAACGGCAAGGCCATCGCGAAGAACCCGCGAGGGCGCGTGGTCGCGCTCTGCGACCTCGTGGAAGATCGAATGAAGGACTTCGCCAAGGAGCTGCCCGAGCCGCCGAAGCTCTACACCGACTTCAAGGCGATGTGCCGCGACAAGGAGATTGACGCGGTGATGGTGGGCACGCCCAATCAGTGGCACGTGCCCATCGCCCTGGAAGCTGTGCGGCGCGGCAAGCACGTGCTCATCACAAAGCCGCTCGCCGACTCGCTCGCCCCCGCCCGCCGACTCGTCGCGGCGCAGGAGAAGGCGGGCGTGGTCGGCATGATGTCGCTCTCGATGCGCTTCAGCGGCCCCACGCTCTACCTGGGCCAGATGGCGCGGCGGGGCGACTTCGGGGAGCTGTACTACGCCCGCGCCCGCAGCATCCGCCGCAGCGGCATCCCCGACTGGAATCTCGGCTTCATCGAGCGCGGCGGCGGCGCGTTCCGCGATATGGGCGTCCACGTCCTCGACTCCGCCTGGTGGATACTCGGCATGCCGAAGCCCGTCAGCGTCACAGGCGTCGCGGGCGCCAGGTTCGGCCCCTTCGGTCGCGGCTACTGGGACTTTCGTCAGCCGCCGAAGAGCTTCTGGGGCAAGTATGGCTCGGACGACTATGCGGGCGGCTTCATCCGCTTCGAGAATGGCGCGGGCCTCCAGTGCGAGAGCTTCTGGGCCTCGCACCAGGCGCCCGAGCACCAGATCGAGCTCTTCGGCACCCAGGCCGGCGCCCGCTATAGCCCGCTCACCCTCTACCGCACCGTGGACGGCGCGCCCCACGACACCACGGTGAACCTGCCCAAAGGCGCCGACCCGTGGGACCTGATTGCGGGACACTTCATTGACTGCATCCTCGACGGCAAGCCCTGCGACGCCCCCCTCCGCCACGGCCTCATCGTGCAGGAGATGATGGAGGCCATGCTCCGCAGCGCGGAGACGGGGCGCGAGGCAGTGCTCCGCTGA
- a CDS encoding putative toxin-antitoxin system toxin component, PIN family — protein MERVVFDTNVWVSGLLWRGKPYQCLVLVRAGVVRPVYCPQMLAELADKLRTKFRFPLTHLQAATHDLRSKGELVEIPGTLHVVPDDPDDDKFVECAVVAGCSRIVSGDAHILSLCEYGGIHIISPAEFLAHLVW, from the coding sequence GTGGAGCGAGTCGTCTTCGACACGAACGTGTGGGTTTCGGGTCTGCTCTGGCGTGGCAAGCCCTACCAGTGCCTGGTGTTGGTGCGTGCCGGGGTAGTCCGGCCGGTCTACTGCCCGCAGATGCTTGCGGAACTTGCGGACAAGCTCCGAACGAAGTTCCGCTTCCCCCTCACCCACCTTCAGGCGGCCACCCACGACCTGAGGTCGAAGGGCGAACTCGTCGAGATACCTGGTACGCTGCACGTCGTGCCGGACGACCCCGACGACGACAAGTTTGTGGAATGCGCTGTGGTGGCGGGTTGCTCCAGAATCGTGTCGGGGGACGCCCACATCCTCAGCCTTTGCGAGTACGGGGGAATCCACATCATCTCGCCTGCGGAGTTCCTTGCCCATCTCGTTTGGTAG
- a CDS encoding type II toxin-antitoxin system RelE/ParE family toxin, producing the protein MKVHWTDTAQAHLDAIRRYIAQDSVEYALRMVDRLTRRSQVIAGFPLSGRTVPEYERDDLREVIEGPYRLIYLIRDDRVDVIAVIHGARDLRAAMEHAGWSPQQRPT; encoded by the coding sequence ATGAAGGTCCACTGGACCGACACCGCTCAGGCCCACCTCGACGCGATCCGGCGGTACATCGCTCAGGACTCCGTCGAGTATGCGCTTCGCATGGTGGATCGCCTCACGCGGCGTTCCCAGGTGATCGCCGGCTTTCCCCTCTCCGGGCGCACGGTGCCCGAGTACGAGAGGGACGACCTCCGCGAGGTCATCGAGGGGCCGTACCGCCTCATCTATCTCATCAGGGACGATCGAGTTGACGTCATCGCGGTCATCCACGGAGCCAGAGACCTTCGCGCGGCGATGGAGCACGCCGGCTGGTCTCCGCAGCAGCGACCCACGTGA
- a CDS encoding sugar phosphate isomerase/epimerase family protein — protein MKIGFIANNDLGGVQEDARFAAEHGFEGLEFNYWGDFKDLTFDTVSKMRAILVEHGVKASALGLWGWNHTSRDAAERETSLKMLDRAIGFAQHLEASILITGGGQPKDASPEECAAEFARVFPPYVEKARVAGLKIALYPVHGNSFFNTIADYERVWKLVPDVGIKLDPANIRHHGDDYLPILRDYGHRIAHMHIKEHLYMDGKLVSQPAAGMGDIQWGKVFAFLHEHHYAGYLSIEPHGPAWSRPPLRRKMLLLTQRYIRQFIV, from the coding sequence ATGAAGATCGGATTCATCGCCAACAACGACCTCGGCGGCGTCCAGGAGGACGCCCGCTTCGCCGCCGAGCACGGCTTCGAGGGCCTCGAGTTCAACTACTGGGGCGACTTCAAGGACCTGACGTTCGACACGGTGAGCAAGATGCGCGCCATCCTGGTCGAGCACGGCGTCAAGGCCTCGGCCCTCGGCCTCTGGGGCTGGAACCACACGTCGCGCGACGCGGCCGAGCGCGAGACAAGCCTGAAGATGCTTGACCGCGCCATCGGCTTCGCCCAGCACCTCGAGGCCAGCATCCTCATCACCGGCGGCGGGCAGCCCAAGGACGCCTCGCCCGAGGAGTGCGCCGCTGAGTTCGCCCGCGTGTTCCCGCCCTACGTCGAGAAGGCCCGCGTCGCCGGCCTCAAGATCGCCCTCTATCCCGTCCACGGCAACAGCTTCTTCAACACCATCGCCGACTACGAGCGCGTCTGGAAGCTCGTGCCCGACGTCGGCATCAAGCTCGACCCCGCCAACATCCGGCACCACGGCGACGATTACCTGCCCATCCTGCGCGACTACGGCCACCGCATCGCCCACATGCACATCAAAGAACACCTCTACATGGACGGCAAGCTCGTCTCGCAGCCCGCGGCCGGCATGGGCGACATCCAGTGGGGCAAGGTCTTCGCCTTCCTCCACGAGCACCACTACGCGGGCTATCTCTCGATCGAGCCGCACGGCCCGGCGTGGAGCCGGCCGCCGCTCCGCCGCAAGATGCTCCTCCTCACCCAGCGCTACATCCGCCAGTTCATCGTCTGA
- a CDS encoding DUF362 domain-containing protein — protein MDNGLNRRDFLVRTGAGVVGAAAALRSGLAAEAAAKPRIVVASGGGAPDSDEGALKRLKAALDKWGGFPELVKGKKVLIKINATDGGFRDANTSTQATGALIKLVKDCSPASITVLGQEWGGWGAKREGLPTLAALLQSLEVPVKNLERYWVAGSEAHYKLIEPAPEPWKELMVAKDIFEPDAVLLNLPRLKTHPHCVFTACIKNIIGLTRRMYGFHKVDETTEVAKRFDPADSDGWHVFPQKLANAFKLGVGPRIALNIVDANEANYGWRGPGKQRIGTFPTGLVLVGTDALALDVYGCKLLGECLNKQTPGLYPEPLGDWAKGDSDFIAFNKTKTNYLKVCADLGVGEADLTKVDIQQASA, from the coding sequence GTGGACAACGGGCTGAATCGTCGGGACTTCCTCGTGCGCACCGGGGCCGGCGTGGTGGGGGCCGCCGCCGCGCTGCGCTCGGGCCTCGCCGCCGAGGCCGCCGCCAAGCCCCGCATCGTGGTGGCCTCGGGCGGCGGCGCGCCCGACTCCGATGAGGGCGCCCTCAAGCGCCTCAAGGCCGCGCTCGACAAGTGGGGCGGCTTCCCCGAGCTCGTCAAGGGCAAGAAAGTCCTCATCAAGATCAACGCCACCGACGGCGGTTTCCGCGACGCCAACACCTCCACCCAGGCCACCGGCGCCCTCATCAAGCTCGTCAAGGACTGCTCGCCCGCCTCCATCACCGTGCTCGGCCAGGAGTGGGGCGGCTGGGGCGCCAAACGCGAGGGCCTGCCCACCCTCGCCGCGCTCCTCCAGAGCCTCGAGGTGCCCGTCAAGAACCTCGAACGCTACTGGGTCGCCGGCTCCGAAGCCCACTACAAGCTCATCGAGCCCGCGCCCGAGCCCTGGAAAGAACTCATGGTGGCCAAAGACATCTTCGAGCCCGACGCCGTGCTCCTCAACCTCCCACGCCTCAAGACCCACCCCCACTGCGTCTTCACGGCGTGCATCAAGAACATCATCGGCCTCACCCGCCGCATGTACGGCTTCCACAAGGTGGACGAAACCACCGAGGTGGCCAAGCGCTTCGACCCCGCCGACAGCGACGGCTGGCACGTCTTCCCCCAGAAGCTCGCCAACGCCTTCAAGCTCGGCGTCGGCCCCCGCATCGCCCTGAACATCGTGGACGCCAACGAGGCCAACTACGGCTGGCGCGGCCCCGGCAAGCAACGCATCGGCACCTTCCCCACCGGCCTCGTCCTCGTCGGCACCGACGCCCTGGCCCTCGACGTCTACGGCTGCAAGCTCCTCGGCGAGTGCCTCAACAAGCAAACCCCCGGCCTCTACCCCGAGCCGCTCGGCGACTGGGCGAAGGGCGACAGCGACTTCATCGCCTTCAACAAGACCAAGACCAACTACCTCAAGGTCTGCGCCGACCTCGGCGTCGGCGAGGCCGACCTCACGAAGGTGGACATCCAGCAGGCCAGCGCCTGA